The following proteins are co-located in the Tripterygium wilfordii isolate XIE 37 chromosome 2, ASM1340144v1, whole genome shotgun sequence genome:
- the LOC120014561 gene encoding NAC domain-containing protein 6-like, with translation MTPELQLPGFRFHPTEEELLDFYLKNIIYGKGLHLDIISLIGILNIYRHDPWDLPGLSKLNGEREWYFFVPRDRRQSNGGRPNRTTEKGFWKATGSDRKIVSLSDPKRIIGLRKTLVFYGGRAPRGSKTDWIMNEYRLPHSCNCTDKDIVLCKIYRKATSLKALEQRATMEEEMKTTSPITSTSTHSSPSPSPSPASSPQISSLDTMSFCQEESIVPISEPSGSWVLKQEVEEEKNGQAQVNSNGSSLKLPIGHGKLPELQVPKLCMGLEWNQDPFLLTPIISPWLHNFTTPTYANVLNF, from the exons ATGACACCAGAGCTTCAACTTCCAGGTTTCAGATTCCATCCAACAGAAGAAGAACTCCTTGATTTCTACCTTAAAAACATCATCTATGGCAAGGGTTTACATCTTGACATAATTTCCTTAATTGGGATTCTTAACATTTATCGTCACGATCCTTGGGACTTGCCAG GATTGTCTAAGCTTAATGGAGAGAGGGAGTGGTACTTCTTTGTCCCAAGAGACAGGAGACAGAGCAACGGAGGAAGGCCTAACAGGACAACAGAGAAGGGTTTTTGGAAGGCAACCGGTTCTGACAGGAAAATTGTTAGCCTCTCTGATCCAAAGAGGATTATTGGACTTAGAAAGACTCTTGTTTTCTATGGAGGCAGAGCACCAAGAGGAAGCAAGACTGATTGGATCATGAATGAGTATCGCCTGCCTCATTCTTGCAACTGTACTGATAAG GACATTGTGTTGTGCAAGATATACAGGAAGGCAACTTCCTTGAAAGCTCTGGAGCAGAGAGCAACAATGGAGGAAGAGATGAAGACGACTAGTCCAATTACTTCTACTTCAACCcattcatctccatctccatctccatctccagcATCATCACCACAAATCTCTTCATTGGACACCATGTCATTTTGTCAAGAAGAGTCGATTGTACCTATTTCTGAACCCAGTGGCAGTTGGGTTTTGAAgcaagaagtagaagaagagaaaaatggaCAGGCCCAAGTGAATAGTAATGGGTCTTCTCTGAAATTGCCAATTGGCCACGGAAAGTTGCCGGAGCTCCAAGTACCCAAATTGTGCATGGGCTTGGAATGGAACCAAGACCCATTCTTGTTGACACCCATAATTAGTCCATGGCTCCATAATTTTACCACTCCTACTTATGCTAATGTTCTCAATTTCTAG